Within Eschrichtius robustus isolate mEscRob2 chromosome X, mEscRob2.pri, whole genome shotgun sequence, the genomic segment ccCTCAGCAGGGGATCATTACTGAATAGAGCCAATGAAAATAGAGTCACAGGCCCTGCTTGCAGTGCCTCTTTGGGTGGCAGGTACAATTTTGAGCCTACCTTTCCCTCCTCTACTTACAGAGTCATTACCAGGTCCTCTTGGTCTGCCTTACACACGCCTGGGTTACCACCAAGCCTCCTCAGCTCCTTGCCCCTCTGATCCTCCAGCTCAGAAGTAGCTCATCGCTCTTTGGGGCATCtgggtagggaaactgaggcatggaatgATGGAGGGCTCCCTGCGCCCGAACATCAAAAGCTCCTCAAGGCCCCCTCCCAAGCATCTTTCCTCTCCCAACCCCACCCTTCCCCAACCAAGAGGTAACCAGCAAGGGGGTGGCaggcaaacatcctcaatggccCTCTGACTGGTTTGGGAATAAGATAGGCTTAAAAACTTGGCTTTACATACCAGAAAAACTTTGCGCCGGAAATACTGGCCTAACTTGAAGGTCCTGATCCTTAGTAAACACTTCTGGAATTCCAGACTCCTTCGGTGCAAGGCTTCCATAAACCATTTTTCTAGTGGTCTTTTTGAGACAAAGAAAATAGTTTTTCACTCACCTTTTTTCTTCCAACTACTGTTCAGCTTTGGGGACATACTTCAGTTCACTTTTAATATTCTGGATCTCAGATAGGTTGACCGCAGGTCCTGGAAGTTTCTTAGCTCCTGGAATTGGCTTCTTCTCCTCATCCAAAGTGGGAGGAGCAccctgaagagaaaaaaaggagaaagatttagctcaccaaaaaagacatttggtcTCTCTAGGTCATAGACATGAAGCAGAAAacaattaaagcaaaaataatgtcAGAGAGGAATTCTAGCAGAGTGACTTTTTCTTGTGCTGTTGGGATACCCTCAGAGTTTCAAGAGATCTCCTGAAGTTTATAGAGGAATAAAGTTGGAAGAAGAAAACAAGTAATTTCCGCATCACTTAGAAAACACAAGGGTACTGTTCAGTGTCTGATAGCTAGTAAAAATTACCACTAGTTAAAAGGATTTGTGTTGTGTTTCCAAGAGAAGCATCTTACAAGATCAAATTTAATTTGGTATCATAATATCATAAGACGCCTGAAAGGCAGAGGTTTGTAGACTGTTAGTGCATAGCTACGTCTAACAGTGACTTGGTCCAGGAGTTTTCCGTTCTTTTGTTTGGGGTGCAGTGGCTGCCAGCCTTTATTCCAATGACATTTCTGGGAAGCAGAAACAAACTGAAACTGACATAAGCAAAACCTCTTTGAATATGGGTGGGATAGGATGGAGTGGCGGAGGAGGCCCAGCTCTCCCCTCCTGCTTTGGAAAGTATTTTACGTTTCCTATCgttttatgtttttctgttgttgtggctttagggcaggaccacatcctaTACTTTTTTCTGTGGCTCctccagtgcctggtacagaagTGCACAGGCACACTTGTTGATGGTTGTTTAGCTGATTAAGCCTGAGAGTGTGCCATACTGACAAATCTATGCCTCTATGTACATACACCAAACACACGTATTAACAGTGGCTGTAAAACAGTAAGATCCGTTGCTGTGTGTGGCTCCTGGAACTCCAGTTCATTACTACAGACAGTTGCTGGTTAGCTCATTCCTCCTATTTTCTAGCAGTGGGGGGCATATTCCCCAGGGCCCTGGAACTAAGGTGTTGGAGGAACATTTGATCTCTGTGGCAGCCACAGGAGCACGCCTCTCAGATCAGTCTCCT encodes:
- the SMPX gene encoding small muscular protein, which codes for MSKQPVSNVRAIQANINIPMGAFRPGAGQPPRRKECTPEMEEGAPPTLDEEKKPIPGAKKLPGPAVNLSEIQNIKSELKYVPKAEQ